Proteins encoded by one window of Rissa tridactyla isolate bRisTri1 chromosome W, bRisTri1.patW.cur.20221130, whole genome shotgun sequence:
- the LOC128901926 gene encoding ras GTPase-activating protein 1-like — protein sequence MMAAEAGAEEGGSVTSAGMVRAVGGAESEHYPTLCRGKELGPQGSFLVGSGGDTPGAGGPALCSALGFLSLGSGPAPLVSGGGGAVTTTGQGQEMSGGLLPPPEPSTVAFPPPPQPPSLAGGLGTVDEGDSLDGPEYEEEEVAIPLNAPPTNQKPCTPSSGQQMWDAASTTASGGREGLRGPSLGQEVLRIAAITEEKKLLSISITPFQTAINLWQ from the exons ATGATGGCGGCCGAAGCCGGGGCTGAGGAGGGCGGCTCGGTTACCTCCGCCGGGATGGTGAGAGCCGTTGGCGGAGCTGAGTCGGAGCACTACCCCACCTTATGCCGTGGCAAGGAGCTAGGGCCGCAGGGCTCCTTCCTGGTGGGCTCCGGCGGGGACACCCCGGGCGCCGGCGGTCCGGCTTTGTGCTCGGCGCTGGGGTTCCTGTCGCTAGGCTCGGGGCCTGCCCCTCTGGTGTCTGGAGGCGGTGGCGCCGTGACAACAACTGGCCAGGGCCAGGAGATGTCCGGAGGGCTGCTGCCCCCACCCGAACCCAGCACTGTCGCTTTTCCCCCGCCGCCACAGCCACCTTCCTTGGCGGGGGGACTGGGAACCGTGGACGAAGGCGACTCGTTGGATGGGCCGGAgtatgaagaggaggaggtggccatCCCGCTCAACGCTCCCCCCACGAACCA gaagccgtgcactcccagcagtggacagcaaatgtgggacgcTGCGAGCactacagcttcaggaggaagggaaggcctcaggggtccatcactggggcaagaagttctcaggatcgcagccatcacagaagagaaaaaactcctca GCATTTCCATAACACCATTTCAGACTGCCATCAACCTCTGGCAGTGA
- the LOC128902079 gene encoding ras GTPase-activating protein 1-like isoform X2: MMAAEAGAEEGGSVTSAGMVRAVGGAESEHYPTLCRGKELGPQGSFLVGSGGDTPGAGGPALCSALGFLSLGSGPAPLVSGGGGAVTTTGQGQEMSGGLLPPPEPSTVAFPPPPQPPSLAGGLGTVDEGDSLDGPEYEEEEVAIPLNAPPTNQKPCTPSSGQQMWDAASTTASGGREGLRGPSLGQEVLRIAAITEEKKLLSKLSNLY; encoded by the exons ATGATGGCGGCCGAAGCCGGGGCTGAGGAGGGCGGCTCGGTTACCTCCGCCGGGATGGTGAGAGCCGTTGGCGGAGCTGAGTCGGAGCACTACCCCACCTTATGCCGTGGCAAGGAGCTAGGGCCGCAGGGCTCCTTCCTGGTGGGCTCCGGCGGGGACACCCCGGGCGCCGGCGGTCCGGCTTTGTGCTCGGCGCTGGGGTTCCTGTCGCTAGGCTCGGGGCCTGCCCCTCTGGTGTCTGGAGGCGGTGGCGCCGTGACAACAACTGGCCAGGGCCAGGAGATGTCCGGAGGGCTGCTGCCCCCACCCGAACCCAGCACTGTCGCTTTTCCCCCGCCGCCACAGCCACCTTCCTTGGCGGGGGGACTGGGAACCGTGGACGAAGGCGACTCGTTGGATGGGCCGGAgtatgaagaggaggaggtggccatCCCGCTCAACGCTCCCCCCACGAACCA gaagccgtgcactcccagcagtggacagcaaatgtgggacgcTGCGAGCactacagcttcaggaggaagggaaggcctcaggggtccatcactggggcaagaagttctcaggatcgcagccatcacagaagagaaaaaactcctcagcaaactttctaatttatattga
- the LOC128902079 gene encoding ras GTPase-activating protein 1-like isoform X1, whose protein sequence is MMAAEAGAEEGGSVTSAGMVRAVGGAESEHYPTLCRGKELGPQGSFLVGSGGDTPGAGGPALCSALGFLSLGSGPAPLVSGGGGAVTTTGQGQEMSGGLLPPPEPSTVAFPPPPQPPSLAGGLGTVDEGDSLDGPEYEEEEVAIPLNAPPTNHRKPCTPSSGQQMWDAASTTASGGREGLRGPSLGQEVLRIAAITEEKKLLSKLSNLY, encoded by the exons ATGATGGCGGCCGAAGCCGGGGCTGAGGAGGGCGGCTCGGTTACCTCCGCCGGGATGGTGAGAGCCGTTGGCGGAGCTGAGTCGGAGCACTACCCCACCTTATGCCGTGGCAAGGAGCTAGGGCCGCAGGGCTCCTTCCTGGTGGGCTCCGGCGGGGACACCCCGGGCGCCGGCGGTCCGGCTTTGTGCTCGGCGCTGGGGTTCCTGTCGCTAGGCTCGGGGCCTGCCCCTCTGGTGTCTGGAGGCGGTGGCGCCGTGACAACAACTGGCCAGGGCCAGGAGATGTCCGGAGGGCTGCTGCCCCCACCCGAACCCAGCACTGTCGCTTTTCCCCCGCCGCCACAGCCACCTTCCTTGGCGGGGGGACTGGGAACCGTGGACGAAGGCGACTCGTTGGATGGGCCGGAgtatgaagaggaggaggtggccatCCCGCTCAACGCTCCCCCCACGAACCA caggaagccgtgcactcccagcagtggacagcaaatgtgggacgcTGCGAGCactacagcttcaggaggaagggaaggcctcaggggtccatcactggggcaagaagttctcaggatcgcagccatcacagaagagaaaaaactcctcagcaaactttctaatttatattga